The nucleotide window CACTATATTTTTCATAAATAGCATCACCAGAATCATCATCTTTTGCTTGAATATAGATATTAAGATGATCATTATATTGATCTGGAATCATTAAAATCCAGTCTGTATCATTTTCCCAGATTTTAACACCATCATCAGTAGATGATTTTTTATCTTTTGCATCTTCTAGAAACCTTCTCATCATTTTACCCTTAAGTGATTGAACACAACCGACTTTAAAAGTTTTATAATAGAACTCTTCTATAGATCTAACAAGACTAGAGAGTTTAACTTTATGACAACTTAAAAGCTCCATTATCTTTAAAACTGAGTATATTGCATCACGAGTATAACTAAACTCAGTAAAAGCAAAATTTCCATCAACTGTAGCTATTAAATCATACTTCATAAGCTCCTTTGCTTTAAAGTTTGAGTAATTGCCTCGTTGTATATCTAGGTTTTCAAAGTACTTTATATCTGGTGACCAAGTTGGCAAAAAAACCCTTTTCTTTTTGCCAACAGCAGATAAATTTAGAAGTTCTAAGACACTATAGAGCAGTTCTACTTTACTTAACACTTTCCCATTTTCTGTTATCAAACTCAGTGTTTTGGCATTTTGATGAATGAGTACTCCCATATCAAAACCCAGACTTTTTACGATTGCAGATGTATTTGCTGCACTATTTTTTTCTAGGAGTGCGATATTAGATAATTTATGTTCATCATAGTAAGTGTTTAAAACTATATTTTCCACTCCTATAGAGTTTAGTATTGAGGGCATTATTTCAGCTATGGTGCCGTGCATCAGATCCACTACTACCTTAAAAGTACCACACTTAATGATGCCATTATTAATCTTACCCTCTATAGCATTTTTATATCTATGACACTCTTCATGGTGAGTAGTCTCACGGATACTACCAATTTGAGAATAATCCACTCTACGAAATTTTTCTGTAAAAAATGCTTTTTCAATAGTGTTTGATGAACTTGTACTTATTTTCATACCCTCTTCATTAAAGAGAGTGATTTCAGAACTAAGTGTATCTAGCGTACATCTTTTAAAATTAGCTCCACCAACTATAGAGTCATTGTTAACAATTTCATGTCTGATTACAGGTTGCGGGGCACCTTTTATATCGATAACATTAATACCAGAAGAGAGTAATCCTCCTAAAAATGCACGCTTTAGCATACGAGAACTTTTATCATGATCCCTACCTACTATAATGTTAGAGCCAATTGGAAACTGCGAAGCAAAGGCTTCAGCTAGTTTTGTAACCATTTCACATGAGAGTTCTACATTACTTTTACCAAAAACACTTCCATCTTCAAATATAGAGTTTTTATACTTACTACCTAAGACAAGATTATTACTTACGATTGAAGCTGCCTCTATCTTTTTGTCAGGCCAAATTACAACATCTTGTTGAAATATTGTCAACTCTCCGACTTCACAACCCTCAGATAAGATCAAACCAGCTTTTGCTGTTACATTTATACCTATCTCGTTACTGTTACAAATAATACAATTATCTAGCTTTGCACCTCTTGCTACACTGATATCTTCCCAAAAAACACTGTTTCTAATCTTGCAAGATGATTTAATAACTACATTATCTCCAATAATTACATTGTTTAATTTTACATTTTTACCTATTTTTACATTTTTACCTAAAAGAACTGTCCCTGTAATTTCAACAGATTTATCAAGTTTATATATCTCATCACTATACAATACTCCATCGTAATATTTTTGCTCTTTACCATGAATCTTAAAATTTACTTTATGGTTTAAAATATCATCATATACTTCTCTATAACTCTCAGGGTTTCCAACATCTCTCCAATACCCTTCTAAATTACAAGCCATCAAGTCTACGTTTTTTTTCATAAGCAGAGGAAACAAATCTTTAGCAAAGTCAAAGTTTTCATTTGTAGGGATATAGTCTAAGATTTTTGGCTCTACTATATAGATGCCAGTGTTTATTGTGTCACTGAAGACTTCTCCCCAACTTGGCTTTTCTAAAAATTTCTCAATTACACCATCTTTATTTGCTATAACTACACCAAATTGTAGGGGATTTTCAACAGAGGTTAAACCAATAGAGAGTTTAGATTTTTTCTTTTTATGAAAATCAAAGAGTTTTTTAAAATCAAAATCAGTGACTAAATCGCCACTTATAATGATAAAGTTGTCATTCCCAATATGCTCTTGTGCTAATTTCACTGCACCAGCAGTACCATAATCTCCATCAGGAACTACATAAGTTATATTAATCCCAAAATCACTTCCATCTTTAAAGTAATCCTCAATAATTTCTGGTTTAAAATACAAAAGAACTATAAACTCTTTAATGCCCAAATCTTTGAGCATCATCATTGTATGTTCCATCATAGGTCTGTTCATTATTGGTAACATTGGTTTTGGCCTTGAGTGTGTCAAAGGTTGGATTCTAGTACCAAATCCACCTGCCATAACTACTGCTTTCATGCTAAGCTCCTAAATTTATTTGTTTTTATAGTTTTAAAAGTGAGTTTTTTGATCCAAATGGCGACTCTACACTCTCTACTTGGCTATCACAACTCCATCTATTATCAACCTTATAACCAAACTCATAAGATTCATCACACTTTAAGACTTTTGTCAAATAATATTCACCACTCTTTTTTACTTTCATCTTTTCATCTTGCCAGCCATTCCACTCTCCACACAAAAACACTTCACCCTTGGATTCTGGCAGAAATGAAAAGGTGACCCAGGCTTTATCACCTTTTTTAGTTATCTTTAGCATAATCTCCTCCTTAAAAATACAAGATTTCTATTTTCTATCTTACAAAGTAGTTGTGAAGTTATTGTGAAGTTATAACACTTTCTTTATTGTGTTTTATTATAATCAAACATCTCTACATAGTACTCATCTGCCATTCTTCCAGAATGAAAATCCTGCTCTATTTCACCCATAGCATTTTTCATAATTTCTACCCATCTTTTTGGATTATCATAATATGTTGGAATTATTTTATTTTCTAATATATCCATCATGTTTTTGTTATCTAATCTATCTTGTTCTTCTATACTTAACTTAGGGTCTACCTCAGGTATAGTAAATGCATTTCTGCCATCTCTTGCAAACTCAGGATGCCAACCATCGTTTATAGAAAAATGTATGGAGCCGTTCATGCTAGCTGACATACCACTAGTACCACTTGCTTCTCTTGTGATTCTAGGGGTATTTAGCCAAACATCGCTTCCCTGCTTTAAAAGCCTTGATAGGGAGAGTTCATAGCCAACAAGAACAGCAATATTTTTATATTTATGACCAATCTTTATAAGCTCATTAAAAATATTTATAGCACCAAAGTCAGTTGGAAATGGTTTTCCTGCCCAGATTATCTGAACTGGTCTCTCCTCATTTGTTATGAGTTTTACAAATCTATAAAAATCATATTTTAAAAGTCCAGGACGCTTATACTCAGCAAATCTCCTTGCCCAAACAATAGTTAATACCTCTGGATCAAACATTTTTCCCGTTTGATTTGCAACTTCGGCAAAAAGAACTTTTTTAAGATGTTTTTTTCTAGCTTCAACCTGATAATCTTCATGTTCATCTAGTGCTCGTATAAGAATCTTATCTGTCCAGTATTTTTTATCCTGAGAGTTTGTAATAGATATAATCTCACATATTCCATCTGTGTCTTTCCACATCTCGTTTGCAACAATTCCGTGTATTTTAGAAACAGCATTTGATCTTTTAGCACTTCTTAGAGCTCCAACTGTTAAACTAAAGTTATCATCATGTTCATAACCAGATATCTCTCTTATAGTTTTTAGATCAAGTCCTGCAAAAAAACCCATCTCATGTAAGAGATGTATATTATGCACTTCATTTCCTGCGGCCTCTGGAGTATGAGTAGTAAAAACAACGTGTTTTCTAAGCTCATTTATATCGTTAAAACGGCTATATAACTCATAAACTAAAGGAAGAGAGTGACCCTCATTCATATGGTAAACATCTATATTTTGATTTATTGCTTCTAAAGCTTTCACACCACCAATACCCAAAACTATCTCTTGAGCTATACGTGTTTTTTCATTTCCATCATAAAGCTTGTGTGTAATTGTTCGTGATAAAAAGTCATTTTCATCTACATCTGTTGATAATAGAATCATAGGGGCTGTTCCAAAGACATCAGGACGAAGTAAATAAGCTTTAACAACTACATCTTTATTATTGATTCTTACAGAGATTTTTGCAGGTAACTCTTCTAAAAAGTAATAAAACTTTCTCGTATATTTTGGGTTTAGTGTACGGTCCTCATTACGCTCTTGGTCGTAATAACCAAAACTCCACAATATTCCAACACCAACAACATTTTGTTTTAAGTCATATGCAGAACGCATATGTGAGCCTGCTAGAAAACCCAATCCGCCTGAATATATCTTTAGTGCTTGATCTATAGCGAACTCCATAGAGAAGTACGCAACTGAAGTTGTATATTTGTCTTTTATATGATAATTTTGTAGTTTCATAGTTATTTATTCCCTAAATTTTTATATAATATTTGTTTGCCTAGCTCTACACCTGGTTGATTATAAGTATTTATATGCAGAACTTTACCTATTAATGAAGTTAGCAGTTCATAATAAATTATCATGGCACCTATATTTTTTTCACTAATCTCATCTAATGTAATTATGTCCGAACTCACACCTGATTGTCTTACACTCTGCATTGTAGCTTTGCATTGCTCGTTTATCAGTTTGTTAAAGCTTTGTTTATTGATAAAGTCAGTTTGTTCTATACCATGTAACGAAATATCTGGTATCTCTAAAGGGTTTTTAAAATCTTCTATATTGATAAAAGTGATACTTTTATCATTAGGTCCTTCAATTATTAGTTGCAAAAAAGAGTGCTGGTCAACTGCGCCAATAAGTCCTATAGGAGTTAAGCCAACATGATTTTTATCCCTGTCTAATTTGCCCAAAGATTCACCCCAAAGCTGGACATACCACTTTGTAAAATTCTCTAACCTATCTGCATATGAAAAAACTACATTTATATTCTCTTTTTTTGAGTTGGCATATATATAGTTAGCTTTTTCTAACAGATGGTTCTCATGTCCATTAAAAAAGCTCATCTCAAACTCTGCTGCACCTTCTAAGATAGCTTCAACATCATATCCTGCTATATAAAGCGGCACAATACCCACAGCACTTAAAACTGAGAAACGCCCACCAACATTATGCGGGATATTAAACTCTTTTATATTGTGAAATGTAGCAAATTTTGAGAGATAAGAGTCCTTATCTGTTATGGCAAATATATTAGTTGCATTATCTAACTCAAGAGAAAAATGTTTTATCAGTGTTTTAAAGATGGAGGTTGTCTCAATTGTTGAGCCTGATTTTGAGACTATAAAAAAACAAGCTCTATCTTTATCAATTTTTGAGATATTTTCTGAGATAGTTAAAGGATCAGAGTTTTCAAAAAAAATCATCTCTTTTGCATCTTTAGTTATCGGTTTAAGGATCGAATTAATCGCTTTTATGCCAAGTGAAGAACCACCTATCCCAACAACAACTACTTGAGAAAATCTATCTATATCCATAGGTTTTAACTCTTGTAGTAATTTTTTAGAGCTTTGAGGTAGTTTATAATAACCTACCTCATCTCCATCCATCTCCTTTTGCAAAGACTCAAGCATCTCATTTAGAAGATTTTTATCTTGATAAGGTAGCTTTTGTGAAAAATGGCTAGAGAATGTAAGCATTAGTTACTTCCTACAAATACACACATATCTACTAATCTTGAACTATACCCCCATTCATTGTCGTACCAGGCTAAAACTTTAACACTATTTTTATCTACAACACTTGTCATATCAGGGATATAAGTTGCACTATATGTTGAGCCAATAAAATCAGAAGAGACTCTTTTGTCACTGTCTATCTCTAAAAGACCTGCAAAGTTTGTTTTAGAGGCTTTCTCAAATGCAGCATTAATCTCTTCAACCGTAACATCTTTTTTAAGGTTAACAGTTAAATCAACCACCGAGACATCAGGAGTTGGAACGCGCATAGCATAACCATTGAGCTTATCTTTAAGATTTGGCATAACAAGTGCAATAGCTTTTGCAGCACCAGTTGTTGTTGGTATCATGTTGATTGCTGCGGCACGTGCGCGACGCATATCTTTAGGATGCTTCACATCAAGAATATTTTGATCATTTGTATATGAATGTATAGTTGTCATAAGTCCATTTTGGATGCCAAACTCATCATCTAAGACTCTACAAAGAGGAGCTAAACAGTTTGTAGTACAACTTGCATTTGAGATAATTGCTTCACCTTTGTACTCATTTGTGTTAATATTTAAAACATAAGTTGGAGTATCATCTTTTGCAGGAGCACTCATTACAACTTTTTTAACACCATCTTTTAGGTAAGCTTTAGCCTTGTCTGTAGTTAAAAAGACACCCGTACACTCTATAACAACCTCGGCACCATGCTTACCAAATTCTAACTCTTCAATGTTACGAGTAGAACTCATTGCAACTCTTTTGCCATTTATCTCTATAGTGTTTTCATCTATGATTTTTGCATCCACGCCTTTATGGACACTATCATACTTAAAAAGATACTCCAGCATATCAGCTTTTGCAGTAGTGTTAATCGCCACTAACTCTACATCATCTCTACTTGTAACTATTTTAGCGACAATTATACCTATACGACCTGTTCCATTTATTGCTACTTTTATTGCCATCTTAAAATCCTTTTCTTTTTTGTATTTAACAAAGGGTTAATAGTTGCCATTACCACAAGGTTTCTCTAGCAGAGAAAATCTTATGTGATAATGTATAGTAACACTATTTGTTTTTATAAATACTTTAATTAAAGACTATAAGAGATAAAAAATAGCTTTTAATCCAAAAATATCAAGTATATATGAAGATGTTGACTTTTTAAAAAGATTCTAAAATCTCTTTATTTTATAAGTGCAACTGCATCTATCTCCACTAAAGCATTTTTTGGTAGAGTCTTAACTGCTACAGTTGAGCGAACAGGTTTATGAGAGCCAAAAGCCTCTTCATATATCTCATTTATAGTAGCAAAGTCATCCATAGATGATATAAAAATAGTAGTCTTAATCACGCTTCCCATTGAACTGCCAGAGGCTTCTAAAACAGCTTTTAAGTTAGCTAAAACCTGTTTTGTCTGAAGAACAACATCAGCTTCACACATAACTCCATCAGAAGTAAGTGCAATCTGTCCAGAAGTAAAAACCATCCCATTTGCCACAACTGCTTGTGAGTAAGGTCCTATAGCCGAAGGTGCTTTGTTTGTTTGTATAAATTTCATTTGTAAATTTTCCTTAATTTTATTTTATTTTATCTCACTTTTTTATCTTTACTGCTCTTTCTTTACCCACATCTCTTAGATATGACCTAAAGTCAAGCTCATCCTAGTAGAGTGCAAAAGTAAAGACTATCTTATCATTAGAAGTTACAAAGTAACTATTATATACTTCATGCCCTATTTCCAAATATTTATAAGTTTTTTAAAGACTTCAAAAAGACCTTGCACTTCGCTAACACTAGTTCTCTCATTTACTGCATGAATAGTATCATTTATAACTCCAAACTCTACAACATCAACACCCTTAGCAGAGATAAATCTTGCATCTGAAGTCCCTCCAGCAGTTGAGTGTTTAGCTCTTTTACCAACTACGCTCTCTATCGCCTCATCTATTTTTTTTACAAGCTTTGTATCAGTATCTGTTTTAAATGGGTAAGAGCCTTGTGTAAGTTTTAGCTCATACTCTAAGCCATTTAAGTTTTTAGCTACAAAGTCACTTACCTCTTTTTGAGTTGTAAGAGTTGTATTTCTTACATTAAACATCATCTTTAGCTCATTTGGAGTGACATTTGTTACTTGCATCCCTGAACGAATATCAGTTATAACAAACTTACTAGGAGAAAAAAACTCATCCCCTGCATCTAAATTTACCCCAGCCATACTTAAAAGCCTTGGAGCGATGTTGTGAATAGGGTTTATTGCCTTCTCTGGATAAGCAGCGTGACCTTGTTTTCCCTTTAAAGTGATGTAACCATTTATAGAGCCTCTTCGCCCTACTTTTATAGCATCTCCAAAACTCTTCTCACAAGTTGGCTCAGCGACTACCACAGCATCAGGAAGCATTGAATTTTCTTTTAAATATTCTAAAACTTTTATAGTTCCATCTACGGCATCGCCCTCCTCATCAGAAGTTAGCAAAAGTGAGAGCGTTCCCTTAAACTCTTTTGTCTCTTTTACAGCCTGAGTAAATGCGGCTACACCACTCTTCATATCTTGGGTGCCACGACCGTAAATATAACCGTCTTTTTCTACTGCGACATAAGGGTTAGTATCCCATCCATCACCAGCAGGAACTACATCAACATGACCTGCAAAACAGAGATGCTCGCCCTCTCCAAATTTTTTATAGATAAAGAGATTTTTAACATCTTCAACATCCACACGCTTAGATGTAAACTCAGGCAAATAACTCTCTATAAAGTTTAAAAGTCCACCATCATCAGGAGTCTCACTCTTTTGAGCTATCATATATTTAAAAAGTTCTACTACATTCATAAAACACTCTTATTTCTAGTCTAAAAAACGCAATTATACACTTTTAAAATAATAAAGGTCTTTTGATTTATTTTAATTTTAAAAGTAGAGATTCATTTGCAATGGCACGTAGATGTTAAGATGTTTTACATATTAATATAGTAAAATCTTATTTATGAAAATTTAAAGGATAGTGATGAAAAAGATATATATGGCCTTTATAGGTTTAGTATTAAGTGCAGGTGTTAGTTTTGCAAGTGAGCAAAATCTTCAAATCTTTAGTGTTGAAAATAAAAATGGAGCAATCAGTGCTAAAACGATTCAAAAAGCATTTGGAGATGTTGGGCTAAAAGTTGACGTAAATAACAATATGAACTCGATTTTTTCTAAAAGATATGGCAAGGTTCATCATAAAAAGTACAACTTAGCAATATTTACAAATGATAAATTGTTAAAAAAACTTATGGACAAATATCCAAGTATTGGTGTAATAACGCCACTTACTATGTCAATCTATGTAGATGCTAAAGATAATATTAATATCTCTACTCTTTCATTACATGGAATGTCAAGAATCACAAATATTCCTCTTACAAATCCAGATTTAATAGCATACTCAAAGTTAGTAGATGTAGCACTTCACAAAGCACTCCCAAACGGTAAATACCTAAGTGTAAATCATGGGGCAAGTGAAGCTTTAGTAACTGAGTTTACAACAGAGTTTGAACTCGAAGATGGTGATACATATGAGTATGCAAAAGAGAGTTTTAAAGAAGAATTTGAAGCTGAAATAAGTCCAGTTGGATTTTTAGTTCCAAAGTCTTATGTCTTTGAGCATGACGCTTATGACTTCTTTGACACATACTCCATCATAAGATTTAATGCCATCTACCCAGTATCCAAAAATCATCCAGATGCCGGTGCTTATGCTCCTTTTTCAGTAGTTATCTATAAGAAAAAAGGTGATGACACTGTGCATATAGCTTATCCATCTATACAAAACTGGATCGGTGACTTAGATATCAAAGAAGATGCTACTATTAAAACAGTTCGCAAAACTCAAGATATGATTAAAAATATACTTAGTGAACTTACAGAGTAGTTAGCTCAAAGTACTGTCTCTTCTTCCCATCATCTAGATGGGAGGTTAAAAAAACAAAAAGACACCCTCCCTTTACTCAATTCCTCTTTGTATAATAACATCATTATCAATACCTGCAGAATATTTGTAAACAAGCATTCCTCCGCTTCTGCCTTGATAGAGTGAAACTGTTACTAAAGTTACTATCAATACAAAAGAGATATTCTCATAAAGAGCTGAATTTTTGGAAATAGCAAACCACTTTACTACAGAAGTTGCAATTAAGATAGCTACAACAACAAAGCCGAATATTTTATGAGTATTTAAAGCACTTATCCCTTCTTGAACAATATTTTGATTTTCTATAATCTTTTCTACATCATTTATTCCGCTGATTATTGCAAGAAATGATACCAACATTGCAAAACCTACAATTCGAAATGCTGCTTTGGAATAGGCTTTATCTTTTGTAACAAAATATGTAAATTGGGAAAACAAAGCGATAAGGGGTAAGGCCACTACGAAATGTACAAACGGCGGATGTAATATATTCATTTTTTTTCCTTTTCTTTAGAGAATAGAAAGATTATAGTATCAAGAAAATTAATTCAATATTAATTACAGTTAATAACTAACACCAAAAAGCAAAACAGTCATAAAGTGCCTATTTAGCATAAATACAAGTAAATTAACCTTCACTTTTTTCACTTATTAATTTAGAAGTAAGCCCTTAAAAATCAAGCTAATATTAAATAAGCTAAAATTATTTTTCTGTTAATATTTTTTGATTTGTATTCATAACTCAAGTAACATCTTGTGTGTTATGCAAGAAATCTGCCAATTAACGCACATAATGTTCTT belongs to Sulfurimonas hongkongensis and includes:
- a CDS encoding sugar phosphate nucleotidyltransferase, with protein sequence MKAVVMAGGFGTRIQPLTHSRPKPMLPIMNRPMMEHTMMMLKDLGIKEFIVLLYFKPEIIEDYFKDGSDFGINITYVVPDGDYGTAGAVKLAQEHIGNDNFIIISGDLVTDFDFKKLFDFHKKKKSKLSIGLTSVENPLQFGVVIANKDGVIEKFLEKPSWGEVFSDTINTGIYIVEPKILDYIPTNENFDFAKDLFPLLMKKNVDLMACNLEGYWRDVGNPESYREVYDDILNHKVNFKIHGKEQKYYDGVLYSDEIYKLDKSVEITGTVLLGKNVKIGKNVKLNNVIIGDNVVIKSSCKIRNSVFWEDISVARGAKLDNCIICNSNEIGINVTAKAGLILSEGCEVGELTIFQQDVVIWPDKKIEAASIVSNNLVLGSKYKNSIFEDGSVFGKSNVELSCEMVTKLAEAFASQFPIGSNIIVGRDHDKSSRMLKRAFLGGLLSSGINVIDIKGAPQPVIRHEIVNNDSIVGGANFKRCTLDTLSSEITLFNEEGMKISTSSSNTIEKAFFTEKFRRVDYSQIGSIRETTHHEECHRYKNAIEGKINNGIIKCGTFKVVVDLMHGTIAEIMPSILNSIGVENIVLNTYYDEHKLSNIALLEKNSAANTSAIVKSLGFDMGVLIHQNAKTLSLITENGKVLSKVELLYSVLELLNLSAVGKKKRVFLPTWSPDIKYFENLDIQRGNYSNFKAKELMKYDLIATVDGNFAFTEFSYTRDAIYSVLKIMELLSCHKVKLSSLVRSIEEFYYKTFKVGCVQSLKGKMMRRFLEDAKDKKSSTDDGVKIWENDTDWILMIPDQYNDHLNIYIQAKDDDSGDAIYEKYSDKILKWSKD
- the glgP gene encoding alpha-glucan family phosphorylase → MKLQNYHIKDKYTTSVAYFSMEFAIDQALKIYSGGLGFLAGSHMRSAYDLKQNVVGVGILWSFGYYDQERNEDRTLNPKYTRKFYYFLEELPAKISVRINNKDVVVKAYLLRPDVFGTAPMILLSTDVDENDFLSRTITHKLYDGNEKTRIAQEIVLGIGGVKALEAINQNIDVYHMNEGHSLPLVYELYSRFNDINELRKHVVFTTHTPEAAGNEVHNIHLLHEMGFFAGLDLKTIREISGYEHDDNFSLTVGALRSAKRSNAVSKIHGIVANEMWKDTDGICEIISITNSQDKKYWTDKILIRALDEHEDYQVEARKKHLKKVLFAEVANQTGKMFDPEVLTIVWARRFAEYKRPGLLKYDFYRFVKLITNEERPVQIIWAGKPFPTDFGAINIFNELIKIGHKYKNIAVLVGYELSLSRLLKQGSDVWLNTPRITREASGTSGMSASMNGSIHFSINDGWHPEFARDGRNAFTIPEVDPKLSIEEQDRLDNKNMMDILENKIIPTYYDNPKRWVEIMKNAMGEIEQDFHSGRMADEYYVEMFDYNKTQ
- a CDS encoding glucose-6-phosphate isomerase, giving the protein MLTFSSHFSQKLPYQDKNLLNEMLESLQKEMDGDEVGYYKLPQSSKKLLQELKPMDIDRFSQVVVVGIGGSSLGIKAINSILKPITKDAKEMIFFENSDPLTISENISKIDKDRACFFIVSKSGSTIETTSIFKTLIKHFSLELDNATNIFAITDKDSYLSKFATFHNIKEFNIPHNVGGRFSVLSAVGIVPLYIAGYDVEAILEGAAEFEMSFFNGHENHLLEKANYIYANSKKENINVVFSYADRLENFTKWYVQLWGESLGKLDRDKNHVGLTPIGLIGAVDQHSFLQLIIEGPNDKSITFINIEDFKNPLEIPDISLHGIEQTDFINKQSFNKLINEQCKATMQSVRQSGVSSDIITLDEISEKNIGAMIIYYELLTSLIGKVLHINTYNQPGVELGKQILYKNLGNK
- the gap gene encoding type I glyceraldehyde-3-phosphate dehydrogenase; the protein is MAIKVAINGTGRIGIIVAKIVTSRDDVELVAINTTAKADMLEYLFKYDSVHKGVDAKIIDENTIEINGKRVAMSSTRNIEELEFGKHGAEVVIECTGVFLTTDKAKAYLKDGVKKVVMSAPAKDDTPTYVLNINTNEYKGEAIISNASCTTNCLAPLCRVLDDEFGIQNGLMTTIHSYTNDQNILDVKHPKDMRRARAAAINMIPTTTGAAKAIALVMPNLKDKLNGYAMRVPTPDVSVVDLTVNLKKDVTVEEINAAFEKASKTNFAGLLEIDSDKRVSSDFIGSTYSATYIPDMTSVVDKNSVKVLAWYDNEWGYSSRLVDMCVFVGSN
- a CDS encoding RidA family protein; translation: MKFIQTNKAPSAIGPYSQAVVANGMVFTSGQIALTSDGVMCEADVVLQTKQVLANLKAVLEASGSSMGSVIKTTIFISSMDDFATINEIYEEAFGSHKPVRSTVAVKTLPKNALVEIDAVALIK
- the dapE gene encoding succinyl-diaminopimelate desuccinylase, with amino-acid sequence MNVVELFKYMIAQKSETPDDGGLLNFIESYLPEFTSKRVDVEDVKNLFIYKKFGEGEHLCFAGHVDVVPAGDGWDTNPYVAVEKDGYIYGRGTQDMKSGVAAFTQAVKETKEFKGTLSLLLTSDEEGDAVDGTIKVLEYLKENSMLPDAVVVAEPTCEKSFGDAIKVGRRGSINGYITLKGKQGHAAYPEKAINPIHNIAPRLLSMAGVNLDAGDEFFSPSKFVITDIRSGMQVTNVTPNELKMMFNVRNTTLTTQKEVSDFVAKNLNGLEYELKLTQGSYPFKTDTDTKLVKKIDEAIESVVGKRAKHSTAGGTSDARFISAKGVDVVEFGVINDTIHAVNERTSVSEVQGLFEVFKKLINIWK
- a CDS encoding DUF2231 domain-containing protein, whose translation is MNILHPPFVHFVVALPLIALFSQFTYFVTKDKAYSKAAFRIVGFAMLVSFLAIISGINDVEKIIENQNIVQEGISALNTHKIFGFVVVAILIATSVVKWFAISKNSALYENISFVLIVTLVTVSLYQGRSGGMLVYKYSAGIDNDVIIQRGIE